From a single Sporanaerobacter acetigenes DSM 13106 genomic region:
- a CDS encoding nucleotidyl transferase AbiEii/AbiGii toxin family protein, whose amino-acid sequence MLVAALVGVDMVFKGIEEIRAEDEYNGFRVSLEACMENARIPLKVDITTGDEITPKEVGYTFDLLLEDRSIYILAYNIETVIAEKLETIISRSIANTRLRDFYDIHILLKVQGHNINKDLLTKAIITTSERRGSSNMLQEGDLILEEIFSSDILYSHWTRYQKKYSYANDISWDEIKESVFVIWNSLDISLKK is encoded by the coding sequence ATGTTGGTAGCAGCTTTAGTTGGCGTAGATATGGTATTTAAAGGGATAGAAGAAATACGAGCTGAAGATGAGTACAATGGATTCAGAGTATCCCTTGAAGCCTGTATGGAAAATGCTAGAATACCATTAAAGGTTGATATTACTACAGGTGATGAAATTACACCAAAAGAAGTTGGGTATACCTTTGATTTATTGTTAGAGGACAGAAGTATATATATTCTTGCTTATAATATAGAAACTGTTATAGCTGAGAAACTTGAAACAATTATTTCAAGAAGTATTGCAAATACAAGGCTAAGAGATTTTTATGATATTCATATTCTGCTAAAAGTTCAAGGACATAATATTAATAAGGATTTACTAACTAAAGCAATTATAACAACGTCAGAAAGAAGGGGTTCATCAAATATGTTGCAAGAAGGAGATTTAATTCTTGAAGAGATTTTTTCAAGTGACATTTTATATAGTCACTGGACTAGATATCAGAAGAAATATAGTTATGCTAATGACATATCATGGGATGAAATAAAAGAATCAGTTTTTGTAATATGGAACAGTTTAGATATATCTTTGAAGAAATAG
- a CDS encoding type IV toxin-antitoxin system AbiEi family antitoxin domain-containing protein: MNYQDKLERLIDGKDGLIFTKEVEEAGIPRQYLNILVKENKLERVAHGVYLTPDTFDDEMYRLQAKNQRAIFSHETALYLHDLTDRDPIEWSVTVPYGYCHFK, translated from the coding sequence ATGAATTATCAAGATAAATTGGAAAGACTAATCGATGGCAAGGATGGTTTAATCTTTACGAAAGAAGTTGAAGAAGCAGGTATTCCAAGACAATATTTAAATATTTTAGTAAAAGAGAATAAATTAGAGAGAGTTGCTCATGGGGTATATTTGACACCAGATACATTTGATGATGAAATGTACAGACTTCAGGCTAAAAATCAGAGGGCTATTTTTTCTCATGAAACTGCATTGTATTTACATGACTTAACAGATAGAGATCCCATTGAATGGTCTGTAACTGTTCCTTATGGATATTGCCATTTTAAATGA
- a CDS encoding NUDIX hydrolase: METWDILDKNGNMTGKTITRGENLGDGEYHLIVHIWIINGKGEILIQKRPKNLKFAPGKWAITGGSAIQGEDSITATCRETKEELGIDIYPAYKPIRHKRKNDFTDIWVVKQEINLEDIKLQKEEVSDVKWVTVEELRDMIYKGEFHRYSDKYFELLSKYIKIF; this comes from the coding sequence ATGGAAACATGGGATATATTGGATAAGAATGGGAATATGACTGGAAAAACTATTACTAGAGGAGAAAACTTAGGAGATGGCGAATATCATTTAATAGTGCATATATGGATTATTAATGGCAAAGGAGAAATATTAATTCAAAAAAGACCAAAAAATTTAAAATTTGCTCCAGGAAAATGGGCAATTACTGGAGGATCAGCAATACAAGGGGAAGATAGTATTACTGCTACATGTAGAGAAACAAAAGAAGAATTGGGAATTGATATTTACCCAGCATATAAACCTATTAGACATAAACGAAAGAATGATTTTACTGATATTTGGGTAGTAAAACAAGAGATAAATTTGGAAGATATTAAGTTGCAAAAAGAAGAAGTAAGTGATGTTAAATGGGTAACTGTAGAAGAATTAAGGGATATGATATATAAAGGTGAATTTCATAGATATAGTGATAAGTATTTTGAACTGCTTTCAAAGTATATTAAAATTTTTTAG